One window from the genome of Candidatus Zixiibacteriota bacterium encodes:
- a CDS encoding Rne/Rng family ribonuclease, translating into MKKVILVNSTDYETRVALLEDERLVELQVERPDSDRMVGDIYKGIVRTVLPGMQAAFVDIGLPRAAYLHASDVGKDYDNRYDSEDIDEEEAPAEIIRKRKRETIEQVLKTGQEVLIQVIKEPISTKGPRISTEISIPGRYVVLVPDDDHIRMSKRITSWAEKRRLKKVLAPLRPEGFGLIVRTEAEGHDTPDFRADVKRVLKLWSKLKRKADTSKAPVLIHKEAEMIVSMIRDLFTDDVQRLIVDNKGDYKKVISYARQVVPHLKNRVELYKGQRPLFDQFNIEAEIERMMDRKVWIKKGAYIIIDQTEAMVTIDVNTGRFVGSSDQETTILQTNLLAAKEIARQIRLRDIGGLIICDFIDMYSKENRRKLYEEFKGCFRNDRAKGAINPVTDFGLVEMTRERVRPSHLQALSEPCPTCEGLGRILSKETMATKIERWFLRAKAEGRIREFNLALNPMLADAMSENGHSRIDRLMRINQFRINVVRDTTLSVQEYRVYDAQNNDNITERYRL; encoded by the coding sequence ATGAAGAAAGTGATTCTCGTCAACTCAACCGACTATGAAACACGGGTCGCCCTTCTGGAGGACGAACGCCTCGTCGAGCTCCAGGTGGAGCGCCCCGACAGCGACCGCATGGTCGGCGACATCTACAAAGGCATTGTCCGCACTGTCCTGCCGGGCATGCAGGCCGCGTTCGTCGATATCGGCCTGCCCCGCGCCGCCTACCTCCACGCCTCCGACGTCGGCAAGGACTACGACAACCGGTATGACTCGGAGGATATCGACGAAGAGGAGGCGCCTGCGGAGATCATCCGCAAGCGCAAGAGAGAAACGATCGAGCAGGTGCTCAAGACCGGCCAGGAAGTCCTCATCCAGGTGATCAAGGAGCCGATCTCGACCAAGGGGCCCCGCATCTCGACCGAAATCTCCATCCCCGGCCGCTATGTGGTGCTCGTCCCCGACGACGACCACATCCGCATGAGCAAGCGCATCACGAGCTGGGCGGAGAAACGGCGCCTGAAGAAAGTGCTCGCGCCGCTCCGTCCGGAAGGATTCGGCCTGATTGTCCGCACCGAGGCCGAGGGGCACGACACCCCGGACTTCCGCGCCGACGTCAAGCGCGTACTTAAGCTGTGGAGCAAGCTCAAACGGAAGGCCGACACCTCCAAAGCCCCCGTGCTCATCCATAAAGAGGCCGAGATGATCGTGTCGATGATTCGCGACCTCTTCACCGACGACGTCCAGCGCCTCATTGTCGACAACAAGGGCGACTACAAGAAGGTGATCAGTTACGCCCGCCAGGTGGTCCCCCACCTGAAGAACCGTGTCGAGCTCTACAAGGGCCAGCGGCCCCTTTTCGACCAGTTCAACATCGAGGCCGAGATCGAGCGGATGATGGACAGGAAAGTGTGGATCAAGAAGGGGGCATACATCATCATCGACCAGACCGAGGCGATGGTCACGATCGACGTGAACACGGGCCGCTTTGTGGGGTCGAGCGACCAGGAGACCACCATTCTCCAGACGAATCTTCTCGCGGCCAAGGAGATCGCCCGTCAGATCCGCCTCCGCGACATCGGCGGCCTCATCATCTGCGATTTCATCGACATGTACAGCAAGGAGAACCGCCGCAAGCTCTACGAGGAGTTCAAGGGCTGTTTCCGGAACGACCGCGCCAAGGGGGCGATCAACCCGGTCACCGATTTCGGGCTCGTGGAGATGACCCGCGAGCGCGTCCGCCCCTCCCACCTCCAGGCCCTGTCGGAACCCTGTCCGACCTGCGAGGGGCTGGGCCGTATCCTGTCGAAGGAGACGATGGCCACGAAAATCGAACGGTGGTTTCTCCGGGCCAAGGCCGAGGGCCGGATCCGCGAGTTCAATCTCGCCCTCAACCCGATGCTGGCCGACGCCATGTCGGAAAACGGCCACAGCCGGATCGACCGCCTCATGCGCATCAACCAGTTCCGCATCAATGTCGTCCGCGACACGACGCTCTCGGTGCAGGAGTACCGCGTCTACGACGCCCAGAACAACGACAATATCACCGAACGCTATCGTCTCTGA
- the def gene encoding peptide deformylase produces the protein MAVRPIVIYGDPVLREKAQPVETIDREIKDLVSDLTDTLKEAQGLGLAAPQIGVSRRVFIIDLSVIDINADLKVFINPEIIEAGGEPVEYEEGCLSFPGLYQKITRPAWVKVRAIDINGNAFEIATDGMLARAIQHEFDHLEGILFIDRMSALTRTMIQGRLRKLQKVS, from the coding sequence GTGGCGGTGCGACCGATCGTCATTTACGGCGACCCGGTACTGCGGGAGAAGGCGCAGCCGGTCGAAACGATCGACCGGGAAATCAAAGACTTGGTGTCGGACCTTACCGACACGCTCAAAGAGGCGCAGGGACTCGGTCTGGCGGCACCCCAGATCGGCGTGTCCAGGCGCGTTTTCATCATCGACCTGTCGGTTATTGACATCAACGCCGACCTCAAGGTCTTCATAAATCCGGAAATTATCGAGGCAGGCGGCGAACCGGTGGAATATGAGGAGGGTTGCCTGTCCTTTCCGGGACTATATCAGAAGATCACCCGCCCGGCCTGGGTGAAGGTTCGGGCTATCGACATCAATGGAAACGCGTTTGAGATCGCAACGGACGGCATGTTGGCGAGGGCAATCCAGCACGAATTCGACCACCTGGAGGGAATCCTGTTCATCGACCGCATGTCCGCTCTGACTCGGACCATGATTCAAGGGCGCCTGAGAAAGCTGCAGAAGGTTTCCTGA
- a CDS encoding sporulation protein: protein MSNGVTDILKGVVGELREVAKSETVIGDPITVGDRTVIPVMKISFGFAAGGGQGTDEKRGSGFGGGGGGGARVEPAAFIIIDRDEIRVLSAVKGKWDALLEAIPEVAKKIQQAAKKFRSDEKPADSSGA from the coding sequence ATGTCGAACGGCGTGACCGATATTCTCAAGGGCGTGGTCGGCGAACTCCGCGAGGTCGCCAAATCCGAAACCGTCATCGGCGACCCGATCACTGTCGGCGACCGCACCGTTATCCCGGTCATGAAAATCTCTTTCGGTTTCGCCGCCGGCGGCGGACAGGGAACCGATGAAAAGCGCGGCTCCGGTTTCGGCGGGGGGGGCGGCGGCGGCGCCCGGGTCGAGCCGGCCGCGTTCATCATCATCGACCGCGATGAGATCCGTGTCCTCTCGGCCGTCAAGGGAAAGTGGGACGCCCTCCTCGAGGCGATCCCCGAAGTCGCGAAAAAGATCCAGCAGGCGGCGAAGAAGTTCAGGTCAGACGAGAAGCCTGCCGACTCAAGCGGCGCGTAA
- the fmt gene encoding methionyl-tRNA formyltransferase — MGTPEYACPTLACLVHSEHEVAAVVTGPDVRPPRGGGLHPTPVKREALRHGLTVLTPATLRNNPALREALAGLKADVFVVVAFKILPRSLYALPRLGSVNIHASLLPRYRGAAPIHWALINGETETGLSSFVLNDTVDTGDLVLQERVPIDPADTFDSLYARMAALSGPFALRSLERLADPAFAPIPQDGTAATPAPKVTPEDALIDWGFPAPLVHNFIRGLSSVPGAYSTFRSRRVKILGSRPVVDAPAAPGAPPGAIVPDRRRLLVQCASSALELTRLVPEGKKGMDGVSFLNGLQPQPGERFGATPHNIQDPV, encoded by the coding sequence ATGGGCACGCCGGAGTACGCATGCCCCACTCTGGCCTGCCTGGTGCACAGCGAGCATGAGGTGGCTGCGGTGGTGACCGGTCCCGATGTGCGTCCGCCGCGCGGCGGGGGTCTGCACCCCACGCCCGTCAAGCGCGAGGCGCTCCGGCACGGTCTGACCGTCCTGACCCCCGCCACGCTCAGGAACAACCCGGCGCTGCGTGAGGCGCTGGCGGGGCTGAAGGCCGACGTTTTCGTGGTCGTCGCCTTCAAAATCCTCCCCCGCAGCCTCTACGCGCTCCCCCGCCTGGGCTCGGTCAACATCCACGCGTCGCTTTTGCCTCGGTACCGCGGCGCCGCACCGATCCATTGGGCGCTCATCAACGGCGAGACCGAAACCGGTCTCTCTAGTTTTGTTCTCAACGATACGGTGGACACCGGCGATCTCGTGCTCCAGGAGCGCGTTCCGATCGATCCGGCCGACACCTTCGATTCGCTCTATGCCCGGATGGCCGCGTTGTCCGGGCCGTTTGCCCTGCGCAGCCTGGAGCGGCTCGCCGACCCGGCGTTTGCCCCCATTCCGCAGGACGGCACGGCCGCGACCCCGGCCCCGAAAGTCACCCCCGAGGACGCCCTCATCGACTGGGGCTTTCCCGCGCCGCTGGTGCACAACTTCATCCGCGGCCTCAGCTCCGTCCCGGGCGCCTACTCCACCTTCCGCAGCCGCCGCGTGAAAATTCTCGGCAGCCGCCCGGTCGTTGACGCCCCGGCGGCCCCGGGCGCGCCGCCCGGCGCCATCGTGCCCGACCGGCGCCGCCTCCTGGTCCAGTGCGCAAGCTCGGCCCTCGAGCTGACTCGCCTGGTCCCGGAGGGGAAGAAGGGGATGGACGGGGTGTCCTTTCTCAACGGCCTGCAGCCGCAGCCGGGCGAGCGATTCGGAGCCACACCGCACAACATTCAGGATCCCGTATGA
- a CDS encoding superoxide dismutase yields the protein MLRTFVSAALVLGVLAFGSGSAAAHCEIPCGIYDDSTRFDLLAEHITTMEKSMAQIRELSADPGANANQLTRWVVNKEDHAGEFQHIVSQYFMTQRLKTLEPTAQGYAGYQKQLELTHRLLVGAMKCKQTTDQANIDSLRVTLDQFRTAYFGGQNHTH from the coding sequence ATGTTGAGAACTTTCGTCAGCGCAGCTCTCGTCCTCGGCGTACTTGCATTCGGCTCCGGATCGGCCGCCGCCCACTGTGAAATCCCGTGCGGGATCTATGACGACTCCACACGCTTCGACCTGCTGGCCGAACACATCACGACTATGGAGAAGTCGATGGCGCAGATCCGCGAGCTCTCGGCCGATCCGGGTGCCAACGCCAACCAGCTCACCCGGTGGGTCGTCAACAAAGAGGACCATGCCGGCGAATTCCAGCACATCGTCAGCCAGTATTTCATGACCCAGCGCCTCAAAACCCTCGAGCCGACCGCCCAGGGCTATGCCGGCTACCAGAAACAACTCGAGCTGACACATCGCCTGCTCGTCGGCGCCATGAAATGCAAACAGACAACCGATCAGGCCAACATCGACTCCCTGCGGGTCACGCTCGACCAGTTCCGGACGGCCTACTTCGGCGGGCAAAACCACACCCACTAG
- the rlmD gene encoding 23S rRNA (uracil(1939)-C(5))-methyltransferase RlmD: protein MAEQEVELVVTDLAFDGKAVAHRDGKVVFLNGGLPGETVLAAIVKSKPRYDQAVVRRILTPSPMRLPARCSHFGDCGGCTWQDLDYRQQLVFKRKQVADCLTRLGRLEQVAVDEMIGCAELYNYRNKMEFSFHTAPGGFTLGLHRRGQFDDIFDLDRCYLQSELSNRIVRWIRDFVVRTRIPVYDVANHTGYMRFLVIRQGKRTGQTMVNVVTNYGDFPDRQRLVRDMRAELPEVTTLVHNQNGRISNIAVGESEQVLFGLGYIEEQLFDCRFRIRANSFFQTNSIQAETLYRTCFEMLRPGPSERVFDLYCGTGSIAILLAGYVQHVVGVELVKDAVDAAVENAACNNVGNVEFHHADVKDYLALIEGSSVRFDTVIVDPPRTGLHPKALRRLLRLDPPRILYVSCNPATFARDARLIVDAGYDLPLVRPVDMFPHTMHIELAGVFNRR, encoded by the coding sequence GTGGCCGAGCAGGAAGTCGAACTCGTAGTCACCGATCTTGCTTTCGACGGCAAGGCGGTCGCGCACCGCGACGGCAAGGTGGTGTTTCTCAACGGCGGGCTCCCCGGCGAGACCGTCCTCGCCGCCATCGTCAAATCGAAGCCGCGCTATGATCAGGCGGTCGTCCGCCGCATCCTCACCCCCTCCCCCATGCGCCTGCCCGCCCGCTGCTCCCACTTCGGCGACTGCGGCGGCTGCACCTGGCAGGACCTCGACTACCGGCAGCAGCTCGTCTTCAAACGCAAGCAGGTGGCCGACTGCCTCACCCGGCTGGGGCGCCTGGAGCAGGTGGCGGTCGACGAGATGATCGGCTGCGCCGAGCTCTACAACTACCGCAACAAGATGGAGTTCTCGTTTCACACCGCCCCCGGCGGGTTCACCCTCGGCCTGCACCGGCGGGGGCAGTTCGACGACATCTTCGATCTCGACCGCTGCTATCTCCAGAGCGAGCTCTCCAACCGGATCGTCCGCTGGATCCGCGATTTCGTCGTCCGCACCCGGATCCCCGTCTATGACGTCGCCAACCACACCGGGTACATGCGCTTTCTCGTCATCCGCCAGGGCAAGCGGACCGGCCAGACCATGGTCAACGTCGTCACCAACTACGGCGACTTCCCCGACCGTCAGCGCCTCGTCCGCGACATGCGCGCCGAACTTCCCGAAGTGACCACCCTGGTGCACAACCAGAACGGCCGGATATCGAACATCGCCGTAGGCGAGAGCGAGCAGGTGCTCTTCGGGCTCGGGTACATCGAGGAGCAGCTCTTCGACTGCCGCTTCCGCATCCGCGCCAACTCGTTCTTTCAGACCAACTCCATCCAGGCCGAGACCCTCTACCGCACCTGCTTCGAGATGCTCCGGCCCGGCCCCTCCGAGCGCGTGTTCGACCTCTACTGCGGCACCGGCTCCATCGCCATCCTGCTGGCCGGCTACGTCCAGCACGTCGTCGGGGTCGAACTGGTGAAGGACGCGGTGGATGCGGCCGTCGAGAACGCCGCCTGCAACAACGTCGGCAACGTCGAATTCCACCACGCCGACGTCAAGGACTACCTCGCGCTGATCGAGGGGAGCAGCGTTCGCTTCGACACCGTCATTGTCGATCCTCCCCGGACCGGCCTGCACCCCAAGGCTCTGCGGCGCCTGCTCCGCCTGGACCCTCCCCGGATCCTCTACGTCTCGTGCAACCCGGCGACTTTCGCGCGCGATGCCCGGCTGATCGTCGACGCCGGCTACGACCTGCCGCTGGTCCGCCCGGTCGACATGTTCCCCCACACGATGCACATTGAACTCGCCGGCGTCTTCAACCGGCGCTGA
- the yajC gene encoding preprotein translocase subunit YajC, whose translation MAGSPEGAGSGTMITTVIWFGLIFVVMYLLLIRPQRKKQKEHEHLLKDLKKGDKVITSAGMFGVIFAIDDERGRVVLKFGENVKMEFLKSSIAARVDS comes from the coding sequence ATGGCCGGAAGCCCGGAAGGGGCCGGCAGCGGCACGATGATCACGACCGTCATCTGGTTTGGTCTCATCTTCGTCGTCATGTATTTGCTGCTCATCCGGCCGCAGCGCAAAAAGCAAAAGGAACATGAACATCTGCTCAAAGACCTGAAAAAGGGCGACAAAGTGATCACGTCCGCCGGCATGTTTGGAGTGATTTTCGCCATCGATGACGAACGCGGCCGAGTCGTGCTGAAATTCGGCGAAAACGTCAAGATGGAGTTTCTGAAATCCTCCATTGCCGCGCGCGTCGACAGCTAG
- a CDS encoding DUF885 domain-containing protein encodes MIGTRMLWALAAALFLCGPAPAAAAAEPGLDNLCDQILAALQAFYPVRSTEMGIHDYDHRFTDYSSSSVRDMVKRLAAFDKKLAKYRAADLPADQAIRCRLIQSNVDAALLDLKQISWHTRLPQLYVDEAVNGLYLLLGSRSLAPEQAAVSVLARMKAVPALLETARKNIRRPPQVWIDEAVSALVSAEVFYGDAGAEMARQFPARAEEFRTAAAAAQEVLRGFSDWLRRAEPGDPGAFAIGADNFNYKLAHEHFLPYTADSLLALGEALLVDADSAYDEYRRFVEEEAQNGSERVFIPRCFSRADILDYYAWEVAQVRAFCADNEIVTVPQNIAPVAVVETPPYLQSMITGIAYQPAGPFDTAQQALFFVRPVPDPLDSAQLSVRARYIHRRGFRGSVVHEAYPGHHLQTQVAGMHDDPVRKWQSNSLAVEGWALYCEQMMYEAGLYGGENPAMWLAILDGIRFRAARIVADVKLHTGRMTYDECVDWMIDTLDIDTDSGREYIRNQVRLYTHRPTYQMSYLIGKLEILKLRDAMIDIEGESFSLRAFHDAYLSEGSIPPALVWKAWELETAP; translated from the coding sequence ATGATTGGCACCCGCATGCTCTGGGCGCTCGCCGCCGCCCTGTTCCTGTGCGGTCCGGCGCCGGCCGCGGCCGCCGCTGAACCCGGCCTCGACAACCTCTGCGATCAGATCCTGGCCGCCTTGCAGGCCTTCTACCCTGTCCGCTCCACCGAAATGGGCATTCACGACTACGACCACCGCTTCACGGACTACTCCTCCTCGTCCGTGCGCGACATGGTCAAGAGGCTTGCCGCGTTCGACAAGAAACTCGCCAAGTACCGGGCGGCCGACCTCCCGGCCGACCAGGCCATCCGCTGCCGGCTCATCCAGTCGAACGTCGATGCCGCGCTGCTCGATTTGAAACAGATATCGTGGCACACCCGGCTCCCGCAGTTGTACGTCGATGAAGCCGTCAACGGGCTGTACCTCCTGCTCGGTTCGCGGAGCCTCGCCCCTGAGCAGGCGGCTGTGTCGGTCCTGGCGCGCATGAAGGCGGTGCCGGCGCTGCTGGAGACAGCGCGCAAAAACATCCGCCGTCCCCCGCAGGTCTGGATTGACGAGGCGGTGAGCGCCCTGGTCTCCGCGGAGGTCTTTTACGGCGACGCCGGGGCGGAGATGGCGCGGCAGTTTCCGGCGCGGGCCGAGGAATTCCGCACCGCCGCCGCCGCCGCGCAGGAGGTTCTGCGCGGCTTTTCCGATTGGCTGCGGCGGGCCGAGCCGGGCGACCCCGGCGCCTTCGCCATCGGCGCCGACAATTTCAACTACAAGCTCGCCCATGAGCACTTCCTCCCCTACACCGCCGACTCCCTCCTCGCCCTGGGCGAGGCGCTGCTCGTCGATGCCGACTCCGCGTACGACGAGTACCGGCGGTTTGTCGAAGAGGAGGCCCAGAACGGCAGCGAGCGCGTCTTCATCCCGCGCTGTTTCTCGCGCGCCGACATCCTCGACTACTATGCGTGGGAGGTGGCGCAGGTGCGCGCCTTCTGCGCCGACAACGAAATCGTCACCGTCCCCCAGAACATCGCCCCCGTCGCGGTCGTCGAAACCCCGCCGTACCTGCAGTCCATGATCACCGGCATCGCCTACCAGCCGGCCGGTCCGTTCGACACCGCCCAGCAGGCTCTCTTTTTCGTCCGCCCCGTTCCCGACCCGCTCGATTCAGCGCAGTTGTCGGTGCGCGCCCGCTATATCCACCGGCGCGGTTTCCGCGGCTCGGTCGTCCACGAGGCCTACCCCGGTCACCATCTGCAAACCCAGGTCGCCGGCATGCACGACGACCCGGTGCGCAAATGGCAGAGCAACAGCCTCGCGGTCGAGGGCTGGGCCCTCTACTGCGAACAGATGATGTACGAGGCCGGGCTGTACGGCGGCGAAAACCCCGCCATGTGGCTCGCCATCCTCGACGGCATCCGCTTCCGCGCCGCCCGCATCGTCGCCGACGTCAAGCTCCACACCGGCCGGATGACCTACGACGAGTGCGTCGACTGGATGATCGACACCCTCGACATCGACACCGATTCCGGCCGCGAGTACATCCGCAACCAGGTGCGCCTCTACACCCACCGCCCGACCTACCAGATGTCGTACCTGATCGGGAAACTTGAGATCCTCAAGCTGCGCGACGCGATGATCGACATTGAAGGTGAGAGCTTCTCGCTCCGCGCTTTCCACGACGCCTACCTGAGCGAGGGGAGCATTCCGCCCGCGCTGGTGTGGAAAGCGTGGGAGCTCGAAACCGCCCCGTAG
- a CDS encoding CYTH domain-containing protein, whose protein sequence is MAERRQTNEEIEIKLDLGSFTNYLKLVGFLGQLDGEERQVNAFFDTEDRVLSRDGWALRVRVDEQRGSLAIKSRETAGEEASIRMEMESEIPRGEALEALALQRDIMGMDTPTIQFVRDQFGSLALVRFVHFENTRQYKAFRFGDYSYRLEIDTTRYADGSVDYELEVELPDRTHVPTVIDRLRKLFLSLDIPFLRQNRSKLARALERAPRA, encoded by the coding sequence ATGGCAGAACGGCGACAAACAAACGAGGAAATCGAGATCAAGCTCGATCTCGGATCCTTCACCAACTACCTCAAGCTCGTGGGCTTTTTGGGGCAGCTCGACGGCGAGGAGCGGCAGGTCAACGCGTTCTTTGATACCGAAGACCGCGTGCTGTCGCGCGACGGCTGGGCGCTCCGGGTGCGGGTCGACGAGCAGCGCGGCTCGCTTGCGATCAAGAGCCGTGAGACGGCCGGCGAGGAAGCCTCTATCCGCATGGAGATGGAGTCCGAAATCCCCCGCGGGGAGGCTCTCGAAGCCCTCGCCCTGCAGCGCGACATCATGGGAATGGACACGCCCACCATCCAGTTCGTCCGGGATCAGTTCGGGTCCCTCGCTCTCGTCCGCTTCGTCCACTTCGAAAACACCCGCCAGTACAAGGCGTTCAGGTTCGGCGACTACTCCTATCGCCTCGAAATCGACACCACGCGCTACGCCGACGGCTCGGTCGACTACGAGCTCGAAGTTGAGTTGCCCGACCGCACCCATGTCCCCACCGTCATCGACCGACTCAGAAAACTCTTCCTGTCGCTGGATATCCCCTTCCTCCGGCAGAACCGCTCCAAACTCGCCCGGGCCCTCGAGAGAGCCCCTCGGGCCTGA